The Malus domestica chromosome 10, GDT2T_hap1 genome contains a region encoding:
- the LOC114827389 gene encoding uncharacterized protein, producing MEIVDNDDVTSWVCESLSAKPNKIPLYVTTYPLNQPEDEHPIACSSPSPTVGIQDNDDILGEEQPSQVLQDNAQISEALIDVSFEFTDDYHDSTHFDNVQSNNVNFNISSSRRNKRKSIQDYDNIADLNIDGDIMVGQLYSSKKELQKQLAMIAMRKNYEFKVERSTKDRLEIRCVDDNCKWRLRATKLQVSEFFEVRKFETNHSCSLDVVQHDHRQESSSVVGQFIKSKYEGASRVYRPKDIIEDMRAQVGVNMSYEKAWRAREHAFDMIRGSPEESFAALPAYCAMLESKNPGTITHIETDDNNHFFILFHGNGSLYKGISWFYEACAFGVGDSENDASWTWFLTKLRSAIGEVADLVFVSDRHGSISKAVQTVFPEAYHGACMYHVAGNMRNKFGDDETMFKLYYTATKAYLVSEFNSVMTDIWAIKDGKVGKYLQEIGDHRWAWAHLSGKRYNMMTTNIAESMNAKLKDARKLPIIALTDHLRGILQEWFNERRNTTSSWNSTLTKWAEEKVHKNQNKGLRMSVSSINHYALQVHEVDLYHIVDLNAKSCTCRRFDLDQLPCVHATAACRIRNTSMYTMCSKFYIANAIVLAYAEPIWPVGNKSEWSVPEEVHNRVVLPPIRQVVFGRRKTNRIPSQGEERIVKKCSCCGGIGHNPQTCKNPIRLHSNT from the exons ATGGAGATTGTAGACAACGACGATGTGACTAGTTGGGTATGTGAAAGTCTTTCTGCAAAACCGAACAAGATTCCGTTATATGTTACAACATATCCTCTAAATCAACCTGAAGATGAACACCCAATTGCATGCAGTTCCCCATCACCAACAGTGGGAATTCAAGATAATGATGACATTTTGGGTGAAGAACAACCAAGTCAAGTTCTTCAAGACAATGCCCAGATTAGTGAGGCTTTAATAGATGTGAGTTTTGAGTTTACTGATGACTATCATGACAGTACCCATTTCGATAATGTGCAGTCGAACAATGTCAATTTCAATATATCGTCGTCTCGTCGTAACAAGCGTAAGAGCATACAAGACTATGATAATATTGCAGACTTGAATATAGATGGAGATATTATGGTCGGACAATTGTACTCGAGTAAGAAAGAGTTGCAAAAACAATTAGCTATGATTGCAATGAGGAAGAATTATGAATTTAAAGTGGAAAGATCAACTAAGGATCGTTTGGAAATTAGATGTGTGGATGATAATTGCAAGTGGCGACTTCGTGCAACCAAGTTACAAGTGTCAGAATTTTTTGAAGTAAGAAAATTTGAAACTAATCATTCTTGTTCATTAGATGTTGTTCAGCATGATCATCGGCAAGAAAGTAGTTCTGTTGTTGGCCAATTTATAAAGTCAAAGTATGAGGGGGCATCACGTGTATATAGACCTAAAGACATCATTGAGGATATGCGAGCACAAGTTGGGGTTAATATGAGCTACGAGAAAGCTTGGAGAGCAAGAGAGCACGCATTTGACATGATCCGAGGGTCGCCAGAGGAATCTTTTGCCGCACTTCCTGCCTATTGTGCAATGTTAGAAAGTAAAAACCCTGGGACAATAACACATATAGAAACGGATGACAATAATCACTTTTTTATACTTTTTCATGGCAATGGGAGCCTCTATAAGGGGATTTCGTGGTTTTATGAGGCCTGTG CATTTGGTGTGGGTGACTCAGAAAATGACGCTTCATGGACATGGTTTCTTACAAAATTGAGAAGTGCCATTGGAGAGGTAGCAGACTTGGTGTTTGTATCTGATCGACATGGAAGTATTAGTAAAGCTGTACAAACTGTGTTTCCAGAGGCATATCATGGAGCTTGTATGTATCATGTAGCTGGCAACATGAGGAATAAATTTGGTGATGATGAAACGATGTTTAAGTTATATTACACTGCGACAAAAGCATACCTTGTGTCAGAGTTTAATAGTGTTATGACTGATATTTGGGCAATCAAAGATGGAAAAGTAGGAAAATATCTTCAAGAAATTGGGGATCATAGATGGGCTTGGGCACATTTAAGTGGAAAACGATACAACATGATGACAACCAACATTGCCGAATCCATGAATGCAAAACTGAAGGATGCTCGAAAGTTGCCTATCATTGCTCTAACGGATCACCTTAGAGGTATACTACAAGAGTGGTTCAACGAACGTCGGAACACAACAAGTTCATGGAATTCGACCTTGACAAAGTGGGCAGAGGAAAAAGTGCACAAGAATCAAAATAAAGGCTTGCGTATGTCG GTATCTTCCATTAATCACTATGCATTGCAAGTACATGAGGTAGACTTATATCATATAGTTGATCTAAATGCCAAGTCATGCACGTGTAGAAGGTTTGATCTCGACCAGCTTCCATGTGTCCATGCAACTGCTGCATGTCGAATTCGCAACACATCAATGTACACTATGTGCTCCAAATTCTACATAGCCAATGCAATTGTGCTAGCGTATGCGGAGCCCATTTGGCCGGTTGGAAACAAGAGTGAATGGAGTGTGCCAGAAGAGGTGCATAATAGAGTTGTGTTACCTCCAATCAGACAAGTTGTATTTGGAAGACGCAAGACAAACAGAATCCCATCTCAGGGAGAGGAAAGGATAGTGAAGAAGTGCAGTTGCTGTGGTGGGATAGGCCACAATCCCCAAACTTGCAAGAATCCAATTAGACTCCATTCCAACACATGA
- the LOC103400876 gene encoding uncharacterized protein encodes MELNEKEIRPNPTPICAFEGTKARLIGDVALPVTAAGKTIFVTFVIINSPSAYNAIMGRDWIHRMDGEASTRCQQLAEDPPQQDQKSDHQEPSTIKPLREEVLDPTDPDKQIWVGFLLSDAEVEELLKFLRSNTNVFAWFHRDMTGIDPEVAYHQLNVDPSYPPHRQKQRRFTLERNQIISVEVDRLLEVGFIRDVWCPTWVSNVMVVGKKEKGKWRVCVDYTNLNMVCQKDCFPIPKIDQTVDATAGYALLSFLNAYSSSNQIPMVIKDQEKTAFITKRMLYCYIVMPFELKNVSSTYQRVVHVGSEVVINNTPLYSTPDNGSHEDDAEEVPETPIPEQVSGSTRYPIRPQGKKASKRK; translated from the exons ATGGAATTAAACGAGAAAGAGATAAGGCCAAATCCAACTCCCATCTGTGCGTTTGAAGGAACTAAAGCCCGGCTCATTGGAGACGTGGCTCTTCCCGTCACTGCAGCAGGTAAGACTATTTTCGTCACTTTTGTCATCATCAACTCACCAAGTGCGTATAATGCCATTATGGGAAGGGACTGGATCCATCGAATGGATGGGGAAGCGTCAACCAGATGTCAA CAATTAGCGGAGGACCCACCACAACAAGATCAGAAAAGTGACCATCAAGAACCCTCGACTATAAAACCACTGAGGGAAGAGGTTTTAGATCCAACCGATCCTGATAAACAAATATGGGTGGGCTTCCTTCTATCTGATGCGGAAGTCGAAGAGTTGTTGAAATTTCTGAGGAGCAACACTAATGTTTTTGCATGGTTCCATAGGGACATGACAGGAATTGACCCGGAAGTGGCATATCACCAGCTGAATGTGGATCCGAGTTATCCTCCACACCGACAAAAACAGAGGAGATTTACGCTAGAGAGAAATCAGATTATCAGTGTAGAAGTCGATAGACTCCTCGAAGTTGGATTCATTCGTGATGTCTGGTGCCCAACTTGGGTTTCAAATGTCATGGTGGTAggcaagaaagaaaaaggaaaatggcGCGTATGTGTGGATTACACCAACTTGAACATGGTGTGCCAGAAAGACTGTTTTCCAATTCCAAAAATTGACCAGACGGTGGATGCTACTGCCGGGTATGCATTGTTGTCTTTCTTAAACGCTTATTCTAGTTCTAACCAAATTCCTATGGTTATTAAAGATCAAGAGAAAACTGCTTTTATCACTAAGCGTATGTTGTATTGTTACATCGTCATGCCTTTCGAACTCAAGAATGTCAGCTCGACTTATCAAAG agttgtgcATGTCGGTTCAGAAGTTGTCATAAACAACACCCCGCTATACTCTACACCTGATAATGGCTCGCatgaagatgatgcagaagAAGTGCCCGAAACGCCCATCCCTGAACAAGTGTCGGgttcgacccgttatccaattaggcctcaaggtaagaaggcttcaaagagaaaatga
- the LOC114827390 gene encoding UDP-glycosyltransferase 91C1-like has protein sequence MERKDEKKLHIAMFPWLAYGHLMPFLEVSKFLAQKGHQISFISTPQNINRLRSSSLSLLIDFVELPLPAVDGLPESVESTSQLPINKVPYLKKAYELLKPAVTHFVQHSGVNWVVHDVICYWLPEVATQLGVNSVFFSIINATSLAFGGPPSELLGDKRRRPEDFTVVPEWFDYPSTVAYKLHEMVSHWDCMDDNVSDFQRLAVTVQDCNFVTIRSCTEVESDAVSLLRNLYGKPVVPLGLLPTSSAPHQPSGANDGADEKWEVLREWLENKKPNSVVYIALGTEVTLSQELMHELAHGIEKSGLPFIWVVNNRPLVEGALGSNILPLGFETRADGQGFVWRGWAPQRKILGHISVGGFLTHCGWSSIIEALGFGRVLILFSGANSDQGLNARLMHEKQVGLEIPRDERDGSFTSDSVAELIRQVMVEKEGELVRANAWAMKEIFGNVELNKKCLDEFTRVLETWPAST, from the coding sequence ATGGAGCGCAAAGATGAGAAGAAACTTCACATCGCCATGTTCCCATGGCTAGCCTACGGCCACCTGATGCCATTTCTCGAGGTCTCCAAGTTCTTAGCTCAGAAAGGTCACCAAATCTCCTTCATCTCCACCCCCCAAAATATCAATCGCCTCCGGTCATCCTCCCTTTCCCTACTCATCGATTTCGTTGAGCTTCCTCTCCCCGCCGTCGACGGCTTACCTGAATCCGTCGAGTCCACCTCCCAGCTACCAATCAACAAAGTCCCCTACCTCAAAAAAGCCTACGAATTGCTCAAGCCTGCAGTCACGCATTTCGTCCAACACTCGGGCGTCAACTGGGTCGTCCACGACGTTATTTGCTACTGGCTGCCCGAAGTCGCCACTCAGCTCGGAGTCAACTCGGTCTTCTTCAGCATCATCAACGCCACTTCCTTAGCCTTCGGCGGTCCTCCGTCTGAGTTACTCGGTGATAAACGCCGGCGGCCGGAGGACTTTACGGTCGTTCCCGAGTGGTTCGACTATCCTTCCACCGTCGCTTATAAGCTGCACGAGATGGTGAGTCATTGGGATTGCATGGACGACAATGTCTCCGATTTTCAGAGGCTCGCGGTTACAGTTCAAGATTGTAATTTTGTGACTATACGGAGCTGCACCGAGGTTGAATCTGACGCGGTGAGTCTGCTCAGAAATTTATACGGCAAACCCGTTGTTCCACTCGGGCTGCTGCCGACCAGCTCAGCACCGCATCAGCCCAGCGGCGCTAACGATGGAGCGGATGAGAAGTGGGAAGTGTTGAGAGAGTGGCTCGAAAATAAGAAACCGAACTCGGTGGTTTACATCGCACTCGGCACCGAGGTGACTCTGAGTCAAGAGCTTATGCACGAGTTGGCTCACGGGATAGAGAAATCGGGGTTGCCCTTTATTTGGGTGGTCAACAATCGCCCGTTAGTGGAGGGCGCGTTGGGGTCTAATATCCTTCCACTCGGATTTGAAACCCGAGCGGACGGTCAGGGCTTTGTGTGGAGGGGTTGGGCCCCACAACGTAAGATTTTGGGTCATATCTCAGTTGGAGGATTCCTGACTCATTGCGGTTGGAGTTCAATTATTGAAGCATTAGGGTTTGGGagggttttgattttgttttcagGTGCAAATTCGGACCAAGGGTTGAACGCGAGACTAATGCACGAAAAGCAGGTTGGGTTGGAGATACCGAGGGACGAGCGAGATGGGTCGTTTACGAGTGACTCGGTGGCCGAGTTGATTAGGCAAGTGATGGTGGAGAAAGAGGGCGAGTTAGTACgggcaaatgcatgggccatgAAGGAGATATTTGGCAACGTAGAGTTGAACAAAAAGTGCTTGGACGAGTTCACTCGGGTCCTTGAAACTTGGCCCGCTTCAACTTAA